A segment of the Macrobrachium nipponense isolate FS-2020 chromosome 1, ASM1510439v2, whole genome shotgun sequence genome:
cagaagatgaaccctattcatacggaacaagtccACACAGGCAAGTGACctggaattcaagcttctaaagactacggtgttcattagaacgaagtaacagaaggcaatgggaaatacagaaagagtcGCTCGCTAATTGAAAAAGAAGAaggcaaataagtaaataaatagataaaaaagtaagtaaaCGATTAAAATagaagaattgtattagggtagtaatgctttgcatcttcgcttgaacatcAGAAGTTCCAAGTATACGACATCCACGGGGagaactgttccacagtccaacggagtgaagaataaaggacctctggaactgagacgtTCGACAGCGAGGAGGCACATTTCCAGCATAAGAAATAGTGTTTTTAACCGCATCCTTTTCCCCCTCTTCCAGAAAAGCCCTACGAGGTCCGTTTCAAGATCACCAACATGAACGTGGACGAGTTGTTGGTGGAAGAGCGGTGGGAGCGGCTGCGGGGGGTGATGGCCAGGCTCTGGAACCAAGACTCCTCCCAGCTGACTGTCACCTCGTTGACCTCGGCCACCGACAGAGGTGACCGGAAGCCGCTTCGACCTGATGAAAAAGAAGGGTGAGGGGCTCGACTCAGTGTGTCATGATTTCGTTGTGTTGCTGCAGCCTCTCCAACCCTTGATTaggcagtggcggatttaaggctGGCCTAGGGCCCTGCACCtgtaaataattgaaatatacatgaaaatgaattcattaacaataatgattataataatgaaatgataaatatatataaaatgatgatatgtttaaaaatttagtttcctttttcATGGAAATGGATAAATGAGTGGACCCCCTAAGGCCATAGACCTAGGGCCCCGCACATCCTAAATCCGCCCCTTGCTTAGGATACAGGAAAAAGCCGCTGTAACCCTTACTGCGGGTGCAGCTAATTTGTCGTAACTGACATCAAAATGAGAGAAGATTAGATTTCGTATGATCACTGAAAGCTATTTCCCTATTGTTCAAAGCTACACTGTCGTGCAACTACTATTAAGCAGCTTTCTTCACGATAGCCCTTCCGCAAGTCGGTATTTACTTCTGCACTGGATACGTATGTGACGGTTGCAAAGGGGAAATTTgggatttgatatatatatatatatatatatatagtatatatatatatattttttttttttttttttttattatatatatatatatatatatatatatatatatatatatatatatatgtgtgtgtgtgtgtgtttatatgtatataggagtAACTGACAATAATTACAGAGCgggaattgttttttttctttattatttattcacatCTGATCCATTCGCCAACGTTATTGTAGCtccgctttttttattttccatcaaaTATATAGTTGAAATTGATAACACTTTGACGAGGGtgtattaatttttgtttgtattcggAGAAATTAAATGCAGTGACAAATCCTCTTTTTGGCAGATCGTTCTTATTGACTGAGAGTGACATTCCCGTAGGTGTAGATTCAAGGTTTTACTTTTCGTTACATATTCTACTAAAGCATTTAGGTCAATTTTGCAGAGTTTACATCAGCTACGGAAGTTCCGTGAATTTCTCGCAGCCGCTCCTCGAGCTGGAGAAAGAGGTAGAGCCCCTGTGGGACCACAGGCCATGTCCCTCCTACTTCAAGAAGACCTCCTACGAGAGGTTCTTCCGTAATGCCAGTTTTGCCATCGACTGGTGTAGCTTCAAAATGGTGAGTTCTTCAGGCTATGAAAGACGCTGCTATAATTGTATGGAATAACATTCTATgcttactaataataatttttaaaaaagtactactattaataataatgataatataaaaattgtattattattcacCAGCACAGGAGTAACACATCTTTTCTATACTCTGTCACTTTCAGGTTGACAACATCAGGAGGTTCGAACACTTGCCAGATTACGGGAAGGATGACAACGGCCACAAATCACCCGTCATCTCGGCTCTGGAGAACGAAGGCCGCATTTATCTGCAGAGTAGGGAGCAGGTATGGAACTTAGAGGAGGAATGTCTAGTGGTAAACAAACGGAGTTGTGGGTTCAGATATGAAAGAAAAGCCCTTGAATTTCACACCATTGATCATGTTTGCAAAATTCATTTGTAGTGCAACACGAACACCTCATTTTAACAGACACTTTGGGTGTGCGGCATTTCTGATAAATGACAAAGTCCATTAAGTAACAGAGACCCTGTGCTATGCCCTGCACTTGAATGTTCTAGATGTCTTACTTTGAACAGCAATTCTACATAGTTCCTAATCTAAACTAACCTGTAACTTTACATTTAACAatcaatttaaaagaaatattaacaagTTTATCACGTCCAGAACGGTGGAATAGGAATAGGGCAGCTGATAAGCAGGGCCTCCAAGAAAAAATCTTTCAAGGCGGTACACAACCCATTTGGGCTCCTAAGACTTgcaaaattatctttaaattaaaaaaaaattgaggctAATTAATGCGCATTAAACTTCAACAGATGCTCAGTTAATGATCCTATAAAGCATTATGTTAAAACATACCGGTATTCAAGTAATGTAGCAATATAAACTACTATTTACGCATTTACATCTACGATTTTTTACGGGacttttaaattttcatagtAAAATCTTATCAAGGAAGACgttgaaaataaaatcatttaacaAGGTTACTTTAATTTGTGCTTTTCTGGTTTTCTTTGTGCAAAATTTCTATGAGCACTATCAAAATCAATTTGTCTGGCAGTGGTAGACTCAATGCTCAGTCTTGCTAGGTCAACATGTCGAGTTTGAGACATAGTAAACCAGTAGCAGCTAAACTCCACGAATCCTAAAAAGAACCTGTCAGGCCTGACAAAGACCCTAATCTACATCTAACAACTCGAACACAAACCAAGCTAAACCCAGACCACCAACAAAGAAACCTCGTGACTATCAAAAGAAAACAGGTCAaaaccacgagacaatcacccaggcgtaaaaaatgaaacatttttgaGAAACACGTCGGGAATTCAACAGATATCCAACACCTCTTTTAAATAGTCCTTCAGTCATGGGCCCCTCCATAGCCCTTAAACCCCGGTGCAATGTACCTGctggacaccccccccccccccccccccgcccgccctcCCTGTCATAGACCCTGCTGTTAAGTACAGAAATCCAGTAAATTGAGGTCCGTTAAGTTGAGGTGTTGCTGTGTTTGGATATAAGAACCACATTTCTTCAGCAGGATACCGAGTAGCATGAAAAGGAAGTGAACTCGAGGACTTCCAGACATTGAAGCATTTTGAAAAGACTTATTGAAGTGCTAGAATGTAATAACCGTGTCAACAACATTACCTCCCTCAACAGGTCATCAAGCGGTCTTACACCTACGACGTCGTGCACACGATTCTCATCCCTCTGGTCGTCATGCTGGCTCTTCTGGGTCTTCTGACGCTGGCGATGTGCTGCCACCGCACGAACATGTGAGTGAgactgtttttatgtattttgtttcaGGTCCTTTCGGTGTTTTTAGGCTCTTTATTGAAACCTTTTCAGCGTCCCTGGAACTCATGATAAGTGCTCTTTGGGGTCATGAATGTTTTAAGTTCAGCGTCCCTGGCACTCACGTTAAGTGCTTTTATGGTTTATGAATGTTTTACGTTCGTTGTTAAACTATTCCAGCGTCCATGGCACTCTTATTATGTGCTTTTAGGTTCATGAATGTTTTATCTTCGTTTTTAATCCATTTCAGAGTCCACGGAACTCGTGTCAAGTGTCTGTAATTTTTAACAAATCCATTTCAGAGTCCACGGAACTCGTGTCAAGTGTCTGTAATTTTTAACAGGCCCATAAATGTGAACTGTTTATCGTCAAGCTCTCACTACTCATGATTTTATAGTCTACATgaatgttgatgtttttttttctcaaatccaTTCAGTGTCCCTCGAATCCCTGAACATTAGATATTCATTGACAAACATAAACATCTCAGGTCCGTGAATGTTAAAAGTTTGTTGTGTGAAGTTCTTTCGGTAGTTTGAGGGTTCATGCATATTAATGTTTGTTCTCAAACTCATCTAGTGTTTATCAACACATAATCAAATTCGTGAATGTGAAGGTTAAATGTTTATTGGTAAGACATTTTAGTATTTTTGGACCATCAGCAATGTAGATTTGTTTTCGAATCATTTTGATGCTTTTGTGGtattaatattatagtttttaATGTCAGAAGCTTTCCGTACTTTCGGGTCAACTGGATGATAGTATTTGCTCACAAGCACATTCAGTTCTTGTAAGATCCAGGCTTCACTAATATAATGCTGAGGCCTTCCAGTCACTTTCCGTCCGTTAGTCATAGGTGAATTCAAGAGTTCTTGGGGTTTATCGGTCTGGTAATTCGTGCTTGAATCCAATTATAAAGTCATGTCTGGAGTGGCTGGGCTCATGTTTgcagttttaaatattttcacgATTCTTGGATCAGTGTTGGGCTGGGTactttcccttttaattttagatttaaatataatgTAAGCCTAAGAGTTTTGCCTGAAATTTTTTGTTGATTGGTTGAGTTCGGAGAGCCACACTATGACTTTGCTGGCATCAGGCCTGTGTTGAGCAATTCAGTTGCCCAATTATGTCAAGCTTAGTATACTTTTCTTGGCAAAGTATTTTATAATCTGCATtttgaaagagaatgtgaaaagtCACCGTTTTGGTTtcctttatcaaaattttaacatACAAACCgtaaagattatttatttatactgtttattattctggttttgtaTTTAGAAATGTTCTTGGGAAAACTGTATATGGAATCATTGGAGAAAACAGGTTAGTTTTAATGGGAATGAATGGATAAAGAGCAACAATCAATTTCGAGCAATGAAATGCTTTTCCCTAAATTCACGGATTCAATAGTTTTTGAGCAGAAAAGTGCCTAGCTGTAGATGTGAATCttttaaaatggagaaaaaattagGTTTATACAGGAGCGCAAATATTTCAATCCTTACAATGTGATAAAGTGTCGGATGATATCTTATCATAAAGACATTTCTAATAAGTCAGTATTCAAGTGACACGACAGGAAATtgaattttggtttttatttaatattcttatttaGCAGTGTTTGGAAGAATTGATGtcggaactaatatatatatatatataatatatataatatatatatatatatatgtatatgtatatgtatatctatatatatatatatagtatatatatatatatatatatattatatatatgtgtgtgtgtgtatatatatatatatatatatatatatatatatatatatatatatatatatatgtgtgtgtgtgtgtgtgtgtgtgtgtacatatatatatatatatatatatatatatatatatatatatatatatatatatatatatatatataatatatatatatatatatatatatatatatatatatatatgtatatatatattatatatatacacacacactataaataacacctcTTCATAGACAATAATTGTTGCCCTAATGTGACCCATAGGGACCAGCAATCCAGCGACTTTTTCGATGAACTCTTTGACGACTTCCCCCGGTAAGCGACCTTTGTTTTGACCTTCCAAGACCAAAACAAAGGTCCCAGaatgtttattttgtgtgtgggtgtgtgtgtgttttgccgtAGGTAGTAGAACTAACCTTCCGTAAAGCAGATGTCTCAGGTGTGTAAAAAAGAAGGTCATGTCCAAGTATTTTacccgtttgtgtgtgtgtgtatttttgttagCAGCATTTTTAATCACTAACCTTGTTTTCTGAGTGACCTCCACCTTACATGGATGGATGTGGCCTGGTTAATCAAATATAGAGACGAAATGGTTTTTCTAATActaaccatgttttttttttttttttagccatttgCAATGCAGCCATTTTTAGAGTGCAAAGTTGTTACTTATTTGCAATGCAGACATTTTTAGAGTACAAAGTTGTTACCTATTTGCATTGCAGACACTTCTAGAGTACAAAGTTCTTATCTATTTGCATTGCAGATATATTTGGAATGCAAAGTTGTTAACAATTTGCCATGAAGACTTTTTAGAGTGCAGTGAGTACTCACTGGTTGAGGAACAAACTGGGAGTAAATTGCTAACTATATATGGTGCTGTTTGTAGACTGAATTCATATGAAGTAGTATTCGGCGGAAGAAGTtccatttcttcatatttcttagccttctattttttttttcttttcttttcggtGACTCCCCTCAAAAGGCGTCCGTTTTCGAATgagaagaaaattattatgtCATGATGTCGCAACTTTTCTTTCTTGGCCTAAATATGAACTGGGggtgaatataattttcttaatgaattTTCACTGCGATTTTTCAGAAAATGATTTTAGATGCTGCATTGCAGTTTATTTAAGATTTTATAAGACGCCTCTTGGCATTGAAAGATAGCTCGCATCGTGCGTTGACAGCGTTATGTTGAAGTCATATTATTCTTATTCTCCCTGCATAAACTTTCAAATGAAATTGGACGAAGGTATGTTATGGCCCTGAGTTCCCCCATTCGAATAATCACTTCCAAGGGCAGTTTGAATTTTGAGTGAAAAATCTGCGTGAACCAGCATAGGTTATGTTAgcctgttttcttttttattttccccctttAACCGTTCATAGTCTTTGAGGTGGCTACGTAAGTTAAGTCACTGGATGAAGTGTTTCTGCAGAGAAAGACTGACATATTTTTCAGATAGTGCATAATTTTATATCTTGATGCGTGATATATTTGCAATGACGACGTTTTGGAGTGCAAAGTTGTTACCCATTTGCATTGCAGACATTTTTGGAGTGCAAAGTTGGTATTTGTTTGTAATGCAGACATTTTTGGAGTGCAAAGTTGTTATTTTTCTGTAATGCAGACATTTTTGGAGTGCAAAGTTGTTATTTATCTGTAATGCAGACGTTTTTGGAGTGCAAAGTTGTTATTTATCTGTAATGCAGACACTATTGGAGTGCAaagttgttatttatttgtaatgCAGACATTTTTGGAGTACAAAGTTGGTATTTGTTTGTAGTGCAGACATTTTTGCAGTGCAAAGTTGTTACTTAGTATTTGTAATCCTTCGTAACATAATTTGCATTTCTGAGTAACGAAGAATGTCTTCCCGGCAGCATCCCCAAGGGCCAGGACATCCAGATGGTGCAGTACGCCAGCATCAACAAGGCCACGGAGGCTCTGAGGATGCTGAACCGGCAGCACGAGCATTCTCCTCACCCTTCCAcggccaccaccaccacccaggCTGACACGCTCCCCAGGTCACGCACCGCCAGCCCCTCCTCCACCCTTCCCAGGAATTCGACGCTCgggtgagaagaagaagaagagagttttGAAGTTATTAGTCTATGGCGATGTGGAGGGTTTTGAATTGAATAACCAATTTAGAGTGAGCAGGATTTTGAATTCATTAGGGCGGGGGAATCACTTGGTTGCAAAGCTATTTGGAGGGTTCTGGTGTCATTAACGAATAAAAATATGTCTAGTTCTGAGGACATTAAAGAATAAGAATATGTCTATAGTTCTGAGGGCGTTACCGAATGAGATTATGTCCGGACGTGAAATCAGTGGTGAATGAGAATGTAGTGTTTTGAAGTCATCATGAATGAGAATATAAAGTGTGTTGAAGTCATTGGCGAGTTATTTTCACACAGTGTTTTAACAGTGCTTTTGCAATTGAGCAATTACATGTTTAATAGGTACCTGCATATTACTAAGTTCACGTAATTCACGATGATTTTTACCATAATTTGTTTTTCTCAAAATATTGCCGGCTAATGAATTCATGAAGTAGTGTGATTAGGATGATTCCAATGTTTAATTTAGAATATCCAGTCCTTTTATGAAGTTATGCGTTACTGATCTGTAACCTACAAA
Coding sequences within it:
- the LOC135219732 gene encoding alpha-sarcoglycan-like isoform X1; the protein is MALWPHGILLLGASCCFLGVPPVSGSDSEIFSSQLFILRLTHQDFDFHPPESGASHGVPPRVTYRPSLHNRPDLPSWLHYYYSTPSNTGFVYGVPPQDVSEFSLEVVARDKHTYETSYRLYSMDVIRQTQKPYEVRFKITNMNVDELLVEERWERLRGVMARLWNQDSSQLTVTSLTSATDRGDRKPLRPDEKEGVYISYGSSVNFSQPLLELEKEVEPLWDHRPCPSYFKKTSYERFFRNASFAIDWCSFKMVDNIRRFEHLPDYGKDDNGHKSPVISALENEGRIYLQSREQVIKRSYTYDVVHTILIPLVVMLALLGLLTLAMCCHRTNMDQQSSDFFDELFDDFPRIPKGQDIQMVQYASINKATEALRMLNRQHEHSPHPSTATTTTQADTLPRSRTASPSSTLPRNSTLGSRRFEDYATLSRPDPPPYQRNGTTPTR
- the LOC135219732 gene encoding epsilon-sarcoglycan-like isoform X2 produces the protein MALWPHGILLLGASCCFLGVPPVSGSDSEIFSSQLFILRLTHQDFDFHPPESGASHGVPPRVTYRPSLHNRPDLPSWLHYYYSTPSNTGFVYGVPPQDVSEFSLEVVARDKHTYETSYRLYSMDVIRQTQKPYEVRFKITNMNVDELLVEERWERLRGVMARLWNQDSSQLTVTSLTSATDRGDRKPLRPDEKEGVYISYGSSVNFSQPLLELEKEVEPLWDHRPCPSYFKKTSYERFFRNASFAIDWCSFKMVDNIRRFEHLPDYGKDDNGHKSPVISALENEGRIYLQSREQVIKRSYTYDVVHTILIPLVVMLALLGLLTLAMCCHRTNIIPKGQDIQMVQYASINKATEALRMLNRQHEHSPHPSTATTTTQADTLPRSRTASPSSTLPRNSTLGSRRFEDYATLSRPDPPPYQRNGTTPTR